The Streptomyces sp. NBC_00510 genomic interval TTCAGCGGCACCTGGCCCTCGTCGTTGCCCACGACGAAGTCGGTGACCGGGACGTCGACGACGATGCGCGCCATCTTCTTCTTCTCGGAGGCCAGCAGGCCCTTCACCCGGTTCGGGTTGCCCTCGCCGACCAGGACGATGCCGGCCTTGCCGACCGCGCGGTGCACGACGTCCTGGCTGCGGGTCATCGCGACCGCGGGCGTCACCGACCAGCCGCGGCCGACGTTGTCCAGCACCGCCGCCGCGGCGCCGGGCTGTCCGTCGAGCTGGCCGAACGCGGCCTTCTCGGCACGACGCCCGAAGATGACCGCCATCGCCAGCAGGGCCAGCAGGAAGCCCAGGATGCCCGCGTAGATCTCGTGACCGATCAAGAAGCCGATGGCGAGGATGAC includes:
- a CDS encoding DUF4191 domain-containing protein produces the protein MARETSESNPGRLKQIAQTYKMTRRVDSKVGLVLAAVGIVTFGVILAIGFLIGHEIYAGILGFLLALLAMAVIFGRRAEKAAFGQLDGQPGAAAAVLDNVGRGWSVTPAVAMTRSQDVVHRAVGKAGIVLVGEGNPNRVKGLLASEKKKMARIVVDVPVTDFVVGNDEGQVPLKKIRTTLLKLPRVLPGPKVTEVNDRLRALGDLMSNMPVPKGPLPKGMRMPKGR